From the genome of Phoenix dactylifera cultivar Barhee BC4 chromosome 17, palm_55x_up_171113_PBpolish2nd_filt_p, whole genome shotgun sequence:
AGTGGGGCTATCAAATGAGCAAACTATTCGTAGGAGTTTGGCATACCAAACTGACATTAGCttaatttattatattcattcttATAGATTGACATAAACGATGTAAACTACAATGTATTTGAGCACCTAGTGCATATTCAAtgtcttcttcctctttatcTCTCCCTCAAAGTCAGTCAAAGAAATGGAAGTCCAGTTTTATGCAGCATTTGCCTTTCTTTTTGTATGGTTTTAATTGGAGTCATTTATTCACTTTACTCTTTGTAATCAAATCATAAAGTCCCAGATATATAGTTGTATTTCCTCTTAGGTGCATCATGCTAGATACAATCCATAGCATCAACTATAACAAGATCGCAAAACTCTGCAGGTTCGTGCGAGCTTGCATCCACCCTTAGAGTTTTATGACCTCATTTGCAATTGATGCTATAGTTTGATTGCGAGGTGATGCCCATCTTTATTGGCTCATTGCTTTCATGCTAATTTCCCGGGTCAACGTAAGGTCGTATCACACGGTCCAAATCCGTGACAACTTGCCACATCATTTTAGCTAAAATCCAACCGAAAACGGTTTTACCCGCTTGGCCAACGGTCCTTTCTAACCGACGCCCTTCTTTCTCTAGAAAACCACAGGAATGCCCCTACCCCTTGCCAAAGTTCTTCCATGGACTAAGGGCAATCCTGCAATTTTCGCCTTCCGCAGGTGCAAATGGAAACTTGGGGAAGCCGTTTCATTACAGCTCCCTCCTGCGATGCCCAAAGTTGCGACCACCTCTCTTCACGCTCCTTGCAATAACCATATAAAACCCCCTCTCGCCATCTCTCCATTCAATCTAATGTCATCTTCCTCGAAAAAATTCTCGGATTCTAACATCAACTCTTGCCTATCTCTCTTCAATCCAATTTATTACCATCCATCTCCTTGGATTCCGACATCGATCGACTGTCGTCGAGGATGAAGAACTTGTCATGCCTCTCATGCAATTCACCACCCAGTCATGCATCCGCCTTCGACGATGAACCTTATGAGAGCCCATGGTGGGTTAGGCGATGCTGCGGGATTGAAGGGAGCAGCTGGTCGGGAAGCCTGTCGCCGCCTCCCTATGCCCAGTTGCGGAGCGAATCTGTGAGGGCGGCATCACGAGAGAAGAAGAGCGGACATCGCAAGATGCTGAGCACCGGCAGCCCATTGACAGGCGACTTCGATCTCCATTCACCCTTGGGGGAGCCACGGTTGGTGCGCAGCGGAGGGTTACGGAGGGATTGGAGCTTCGAGGATGTCCGCAAGCAAAAGGCCGCCATCAAGGATGCGTAGAGAAGAAAAGATCCATGGCGGCAAAATTTACTGCATTGTCCTGGAATGTATCGATTTACTTATAAGTGCATGGATgttggattttgaattcatctaaagGTGGGCAATTCCTTCTTGATAAATAATTTCATTTGGGCTTCATGAAACCTTGACAAAGCAGTCGAGTGCttcatgaatatatatatatatgacggAAAGATTGTTCGCGTTTCATTTTGTTGAGAGGATAGGGGCTGTCAATTGTTTCTATACTTCATCATATTAAATGAATACGGTTGTCTTTTGTTTAAATTTTCATGAATCCAATGAAACCAATATTTTGTGCAGCATAAGATTATCCATGTGAGTCGAGTTTTTGTTATATTTCACTGCTTCATGATCCTACATCCGAGTATTTTTTGCTAGCTGCAATGCTTCGTCAAGTAATGGGGTGAGGCATGTATACAAGATTTGTCTTAATGATGGAAAAGAAATGGTAGCAATTAGGCCAAAAGGTTATTGGAAGAATTATATCTCAATTTTCAATCATTCTATTAGCCTTGACTTGTTTCAAGTTCAGGAAAGGCGCTAGACTTCCACTGGGGCAAGCTAATATCAGGCATTGGAAGGAGGTTTCTCGCACTCAAGTCTCATATATATTAGTCATGGAGCCCAACTAAACTCAGTTGGAGATGGGGGAaaatgaaggaaagaaaaggcatATATACTTGTTGCTGCTCTCCTTTTGAAAGTACTTAAAAACCTGAGACATTGAAGAACATGCAGAAAAAGAAGGTGAAGGATGGCTCCTGATTCCAGTTTTTAAGTTGGAAATAGTCTATGAAATATAGAACATTGTTTTAAAAAGAACAGTCTTGATCGCGAACAACTTTATGTAATTAGATGAACATTTTTTTCCATCTATTATTTTTCaaccttgtttttttttttttttatgatgaattcacTATCTTAGATAACGACATATTGACCAGAAGCTGAGGTCTTATCGAGATATTCCTCTATCACTTTCGGGTCAAATTTGTTTTGCAAAAGGTGACAGTGAAACCAGTTCTTACTACGATTTCATTAATTCAATGAAATGTGTGGTGGTTTTACCACCGTTTTGCTCAAAAGAAAATGGTGATGGTGAAAATATTCAAGTACATTATGATTGCATATAGAATATGTTCGCCACAAATATGCTTCATAACTTTCAATAAGATCAAAGAGCTGTCGATTATTCATGTagagtttctttttcttcctttgtcaTCTCTACCATCTAtccgactcggatccgaacTCTTTTGTCCAGACCTTTCATCTCTTCCCATCCTCTTCTCTGCATCCAATCCAACTTCGGTAGTCTCAGCAGCACATGAACAAGCAAAGACCAACAATTTTGTCGAGGTTTTGGATTTTATGAGTGAATGAGTGGAAAATTGGAGAGCTCCAACACATGAATAAATATGAACCAAGTTACAATGCTACTTCTATATATTAATGTCTGAGAGTAAAGTCTATATTCAAGAATAATACGATAATgaataaataagaaaatatttttaggcACAACATGATATTGAAGAAACCAATTATACTGCGAGTAAACAAAACACAGATCATTTACAGTTTGTCTGCTCTTTGCTACCATCGTATATATGTATCATATAATATACATCATGCATTACCATACAAAATGGTACTAATATTCTTGCTGAAAGTAAAGCATGGCAAGTCTTCAGCAAAGAGTGCAGTCTTCAGCAAATGGCCTGCACGAGTATATGGTACACTACtatcaaaaaaaaggagagagtatATGGTACACTTGCGTCAAAGAATTGGGCAAGTAAAGTTTTTATTTGGCAAGTCATAAAGGCATCAACACATCACAGAtgcaatttcaaaataaaataagaagaaagaCTTGACCgacctccaaaattcaaacgcTGTGTGAGTGCAGGGCAAGAAGTTTGTCACTTGGCTCGCCCAGCAACTTCCATTTCATGATAATTTAGAGATGTAAAACAAAAAGATAGATCATATGGGTTGGACCTTTTCAAAGTTTgaatgcatgcatcttattaccTTGGATATATACAATCTCACATAACTTTTGAACCAAACAAATTCAGGAAATAAAAGCTTCAATGGCCTTGGGAAAACAAATGATATCCGACAAAAAGCAAGGTAAATAGCAAGGCAATAGTATGCCTACTTAAAACTATGTATAAGTAACCACCTAAATCTCTAAAATGAACACTagcaataattaaaaaaaatggatcAATAAGAGAGAATTTGgcagaaaaataaacagaagagggtaagcaagatttttgtGGTTGGGTGGCTctagtcttcttttttttttccttgtgaATTCGATGATGTTTCGGAGAGCTTCAGATGGGTATCTACAACTACCCACCGTACCTATTTAGaacattaaaattttaaaatgttaCTCCTCCATATCTCTTATTTCATTGTGCAACCACTTGACAATTTGTTTGACCATGCCAAACTCGAcaaagccaacacgatcaaacaaatacttcttattttatttagtgccttaaataataaaatttatataattaaagaagaataaaaatatACATTATTCGGGGTGCCCTTCATACGTGGCAGAAGGATATATAGTTGGTTGTACACGATCGAGCAAAATTAGGGCCCAAGCAGAATATGTTCGATGTGAATTCTTTGATTACAATAAACATGtggtatttcaattttattgataacatttTGGAGACCAAAAAGCCGAGTTGGATATCTGAACTGCATGGATTGGGATGAATATGGAATATACTTGACTCCCAGAAATGCTTATAAAAATAACATTATCTGCTTAAATGATTAGTAGTTTATGGTGTATTAGGAACTCTCTTGAACTGCAAAAGATGTTTATTTTCCCAAAAATTTTAGATGAAAGAAGCTGCTCTGGCTTATGTCTTCCCCTTGGTAGCCCACATATAGCAACATATATAGAAGGATTATGGGCTTGTTGCACTCATTCTTTATACAAAGCGCAACTTGACGTGGATGGCTGTTTTAGACCTCCATACGCCATGGTGAAGGTGGTATAATTGCTGCTAATGAAGTTACAAATGTAGTAGTTATCAAAGCTTTTTCAGTTTGGGGTGATGACTCTTTGGAGGAAGAATGTGTTTTCTTAATATGTAGTAGTTATCATCCATTTATAAAGGATAAAGAAGCATACCAAAGCCTTCATCATATAGGTGTCAAGATTATTTATCAGTTCAGATATTGAGTTTGGATCCTAGAgggtgttttttcttttctttttttttccaaaggaTAGATCCTCTTTAGTTTGTATTTGAACATAAAAGTCTAGTCCATATCTCCCACCTTTTGCTAGTGTATCATTGGATGGGAAAATTATTAGGTGGACCAGATCTACTCTAGACCTAGAATAAAATCATATTAAGTCGCATTGTTTAGATATGGGCGAGAGCAGTGAGGGCTTAAGCGATCGAAGTGACCTAACCTGGCTTCATCTAGAAGGGCCCTCGGTCATCTATGTCGTCTTTGGAACTCCTAAAAGAGTTTACGGGCCTAGCTTAACGAAAAGGCAAGTCCTTCGGTTCGAGTGATGGTTCACCAGTAAGAGATGCTATTACACataaaaaaggaggaggaagaaaattaGAGTGATTTCATCCTAGGTTTACAGTGGACCAGGTTTACATAATAATTTATCTTTGGATGGGATCACGATGACTCGTTATCTTTAATCACCAACCATTTATAGATTTTTAATCATTTGAGAATGGTCTTCCACTGTTCAAATGGAAAGGCTTCATACTAATATTAGCCATTATTTATATTTGATGAAGTGATAAATTAGTCAAgtgtgtgcatatatatatatatatatatatatatatatatatatatatatatatatatatatatataaaagcatGCATGAGAAGAATCTAGTGGGTGGGACAAAGTTGGCCATGTCTTTTTAAGCTACTATAATATTCGATTTAGAATGTCgtaatcataaaataaatataatatacagGACTAGTCTTAATATGGGTAAGATTTAGGATTGTAGGTTATTTTCTACTCATctctaatattaaaaaaataaaaagatatgcTAAGTTCTAGCTAGGGCTTCAGATTTCTCTCTTGAcagaattttatattttttatatagaaGGATGACATATGAGAAGAATAAGTTGTTCCTACCCACTCGGAGATGGACAGACCTCTCGAGAATAGGAAGACTGGAAGTGGAGATTCGGGCCCATTGGAGTTTGACCAGACTTTGCAAgtcgaaaagaaaagaaaactattCGTCCACGTTGCAACGGGGTGGTGGCGAGTTGGTCTTATGGCTTTCTTGAGTAATCGTGAGGTCGCGAGTTCGTCAGATTTTATCCAAAGTTATTCCAAAAAAaagatttgaaaaacttaaaTAGTTTAAGCCAGTTTTTCACGcacttattttttatattttttctaaatttttatagTTTTTCATAAAATAGAAGTTCATAAAATAGAAGCCAGTTTTTATGAATCAAGAAACCAATTGTATCATTAGATAACTGAAATCAAGATGAAACTGGATCCTGGCTTATCTAGGCCAAGATGGAACAATTGGAGAATTTTGGAAGGTTCCAAATTTTTTTAGATGTCAACCAATTATTTAAATATGAGATATTGAAATCTCGGTCAATAAGTTAAATCTAAAatcaataattatttaaaatattaaatttaaaatttattaaagaaaatattgaTTTAATAGATTAAATAATTGATCGACAAATTTCTTCCATCAAGATAAGGAGCTTTTCTCTTCCTATTTTCGGGGTATCACTACCGATACAAACCTAGATCCCAGTTGATCCCTTGGTCAAGTTAAAAGTCTTGAGTTCACTACAAAAAAATCAGGCATTGTCGACGCTTTTTATTACttataccgacgcttataagcgttgttAGTTTTATTACTGATGTTTTATAAAGCATCGCACAAGTGTCGGCAATGTGAGTGTTGAAAGAAAATTTGCTGACGCTTTTAGAAAGCGTCGCTAACTGCCGATGCTTATTAGTGTTGCCCATTGCCGATGCTTTTTTGCGTCGGCTAATAGCAACGCTTAATCACGTCGCCAGTTAACTATGCTAGAAAGCGTcgctaatattttttataaccatgctttaaagcgtcgttatggttatatattttttagaaaaaaattatttaaaaaaatcttaaaactctgcacgcgcgcgcgcgcacacgcatatatatatatatatatatatatatatgctaaaCATATACTCAACAAAAGTTGTATTATTACATAATCAAAcagattatttgaaatatttatattatcaaATATGATTGCATTTACATTGTTAATTGACATTTACGATTTACTTCAaaaaacattatatatatatatatatttcctaaATAAATAGTCTAAGGGCTATTAGGGGTCGatggcatcatcatcatctctacaagtAGAGGATGTACCAGGatcctataagaaaaagatagaaactttagaagttaaGAATACAAAAATCATTATGCtaatacaaaaatatataataattatgtaaaatatttaaatggatgtagttatttttcctaaggAGGGGCAAACCTATCAACATTTATGCAATCTGATTAAATTGAGCCCTTAAAGATTGTATCTTTATTTGATGGCTATGCCTCAACTCCTCCATATCTATATAATAACTCTGGCTCATCTTCTCCATCTCTGTAAGATGGCTCTGTCTCATCTCCTCCATCTTTACCTTCAGACTACAAATTTCTGCAGGGCTACTACTTTGTTTGGCATCTTGGATATATCTACTtactgcagacaactgagtgggggtaactccaacatCATAATCTctcactcgaccataatgcTCCGGTCTCATCAATTTAGCAAATATCCGAGCTTCGACGCGACTGGTCTAACTAAATGATGATGATTCTCCGACATGCTCTGAAATAGGGGATGTAGCCATGTCCTATATCTCTAAAAAAAAAGTCACATATTAATgtttcaaaaaatataattaataaaaaaagcaTTGCATGAATCAAAGATAAATACGTATAATTatttctctcatcttcttccggaCAAAGTGATGATCTCGTTGTATGAACATTTGGTTTGGCTTGACCTCTATTGTACTAaactttttttaacaaaaagaaaaaaaaaacacgttAATTAATGAAGTATCGGATGGGATGAGAAAACATTATACAAACCATTTCGCCATGGAAAACCTTCCAACCAGCTGTTTGCTCGAACTTGTTGGGTCAAAGCGCTGCTGCCATGTCAAACAAGCATAATGTAAACGTCTCCCTTTAGTCCTCTTCCACGGCTGTCATCGCGCCGGCCCTCTCAAACTCTCCTCCATGCACTTC
Proteins encoded in this window:
- the LOC120104357 gene encoding uncharacterized protein LOC120104357, yielding MKNLSCLSCNSPPSHASAFDDEPYESPWWVRRCCGIEGSSWSGSLSPPPYAQLRSESVRAASREKKSGHRKMLSTGSPLTGDFDLHSPLGEPRLVRSGGLRRDWSFEDVRKQKAAIKDA